A DNA window from Cobetia marina contains the following coding sequences:
- a CDS encoding type II secretion system F family protein: MATIRTAKKDKKKAGIETWQWTGKNSRGENVKGELMSANVDQVKNTLAGQGIVVKRLRKKSALFGGSKRVSGKDVTMFARQMATMIRAGVPVLQAFGIVAESMKSPGMRHLVEDLMNQVGAGASFSEALRKHPQHFDNLFTNLVAAGEQAGALDKMLDRVATYKEKIDSLKARVKKALYYPAAVICVGFGVTAILLIKVVPQFETLFNGFGAELPAFTQLTITMSEYAQAYWYIGLGAVVLAAFLIAQGMKRSDKFAYAMHRFMLKVPVLGDILDKSSVARYSRTLATTFQAGVPLIESLDTAAGATGSKVYERAIAQIKEDVSTGQQLNFAMRNTQLFPTLAVQMVAIGEESGALDAMLNKVADFYEEDVDNKVDALTSLLEPLIIVVLGTLVGGLVVSMYLPIFEMGNVI, from the coding sequence ATGGCGACGATCAGAACTGCCAAGAAAGACAAGAAGAAGGCGGGCATAGAAACCTGGCAATGGACAGGCAAGAATTCGCGCGGTGAAAATGTCAAGGGCGAATTGATGTCCGCCAATGTCGATCAGGTGAAGAATACGCTGGCTGGCCAAGGTATCGTCGTCAAGCGTTTACGTAAGAAATCCGCCCTGTTCGGTGGCAGCAAGAGAGTCAGCGGCAAGGACGTCACCATGTTTGCTCGACAGATGGCGACGATGATTCGCGCCGGCGTCCCCGTTCTGCAAGCCTTCGGTATTGTCGCCGAGAGCATGAAAAGCCCGGGCATGCGCCACCTGGTGGAAGATCTGATGAACCAGGTCGGCGCGGGCGCCAGCTTCTCGGAAGCGCTGCGCAAGCACCCACAACATTTCGATAATCTATTTACCAACCTGGTTGCCGCTGGCGAACAGGCCGGTGCCCTCGACAAGATGCTGGACCGCGTCGCGACTTACAAAGAGAAGATCGATTCCTTGAAAGCGCGTGTAAAAAAGGCGCTGTATTACCCTGCGGCCGTCATATGCGTAGGGTTTGGGGTCACCGCCATACTATTGATCAAGGTTGTCCCTCAATTCGAAACCTTATTCAATGGATTTGGAGCTGAGTTACCCGCTTTCACTCAACTGACCATCACCATGTCCGAGTACGCGCAGGCTTATTGGTATATTGGTCTTGGCGCGGTAGTACTAGCTGCTTTTCTTATCGCCCAGGGTATGAAGCGATCGGACAAGTTCGCCTATGCCATGCACCGCTTCATGCTGAAAGTACCAGTGCTGGGTGACATACTTGACAAGTCTTCGGTAGCACGATATTCACGCACCCTCGCCACCACCTTTCAGGCTGGCGTACCCTTGATAGAATCTCTAGATACTGCTGCCGGCGCGACGGGCAGCAAGGTCTATGAGCGCGCTATCGCCCAGATCAAGGAAGATGTCTCCACAGGCCAGCAGCTCAACTTCGCCATGCGTAACACCCAGCTATTTCCCACACTGGCAGTTCAGATGGTGGCTATAGGGGAAGAGTCAGGTGCCTTGGATGCCATGCTCAACAAGGTCGCCGACTTCTATGAAGAAGATGTCGACAACAAGGTCGATGCCCTGACCTCGCTACTGGAACCCTTGATCATCGTGGTATTGGGTACCTTGGTCGGTGGCTTGGTAGTTTCCATGTACCTACCAATATTCGAAATGGGTAATGTAATCTAG
- a CDS encoding prepilin peptidase: MDSLASLSPALQACLAGIFGLLIGSFLNVVITRLPVMMMRQWRAEAREALELEPEASPRFNLLVPASRCPGCDTPIKWHDNLPVIGWLKRRGRCASCNTRISAQYPLVELAGGALGASIALIYGLEAQSLWIFGACLTLLVLSVIDFRTQLLPDAITLPLLWAGLAYQLLFQPLMLPSAVIGAMAGYLVLWSFYWLFKLVTGKEGMGYGDFKLLAALGAWLGWQWLPLLLILSAGLGAVLGILLQLLVPRLRGAPMPFGPYLAVAGWIALLFGTPLMSLYLSVIGA; encoded by the coding sequence GTGGATTCTCTCGCCTCCCTCTCCCCTGCTCTTCAGGCCTGCCTCGCGGGGATTTTCGGCCTGTTGATCGGCAGTTTTCTGAATGTAGTGATCACACGCCTGCCGGTGATGATGATGCGTCAGTGGCGTGCAGAAGCACGTGAAGCGCTGGAACTGGAGCCGGAAGCGTCGCCACGCTTCAATCTGTTGGTGCCTGCCTCACGCTGCCCTGGCTGCGACACCCCAATCAAATGGCATGACAATCTCCCTGTCATCGGCTGGCTGAAACGCCGCGGCCGCTGCGCGAGCTGCAATACCCGTATCAGTGCACAGTATCCACTGGTGGAGCTCGCCGGTGGCGCGCTCGGCGCTTCCATCGCGTTGATCTACGGCCTGGAAGCACAGAGCCTGTGGATCTTCGGCGCCTGTCTGACACTGCTGGTGTTGTCAGTGATCGATTTCCGCACCCAGCTGTTGCCTGATGCCATCACGCTACCGTTGCTGTGGGCCGGTCTCGCCTACCAACTGCTTTTCCAGCCATTGATGCTGCCCAGTGCCGTGATTGGTGCCATGGCCGGCTATCTGGTGCTGTGGAGCTTCTACTGGCTGTTCAAGCTGGTGACTGGCAAGGAAGGCATGGGCTATGGCGATTTCAAGCTGTTGGCGGCACTGGGCGCCTGGCTGGGCTGGCAGTGGTTGCCACTGCTGTTGATCCTCTCTGCGGGACTCGGCGCAGTACTCGGCATCCTGTTGCAACTGCTGGTGCCGCGCCTGCGGGGAGCCCCCATGCCATTCGGCCCTTATCTGGCCGTGGCAGGCTGGATTGCGCTATTGTTCGGCACCCCGCTAATGAGCCTCTACCTCAGCGTGATAGGTGCCTGA